From the genome of Acipenser ruthenus chromosome 14, fAciRut3.2 maternal haplotype, whole genome shotgun sequence, one region includes:
- the LOC117419517 gene encoding NADH dehydrogenase [ubiquinone] 1 alpha subcomplex subunit 12-like, whose translation MAEYLQVFRRAVQQLRGHGGIRGVVMQLLRVNDVKTGALVGVDKSGNKYFEDNRYFFGRHRWVIYAKEMNGKNTYWEVDGSMVPPEWHRWLHCITDNPPTTHPPVPRKFIWENHKFNLSGSASQYVPYSTTRKKIHEWVPPQATTK comes from the exons ATGGCGGAGTACCTGCAGGTTTTTCGTAGAGCTGTACAGCAGCTCAGAGGTCATGGAGGTATACGCGGTGTTGTTATGCAGCTTCTCAG ggTAAATGATGTGAAAACTGGAGCTCTTGTTGGAGTGGACAAATCTGGCAACAAATATTTTGAAGATAACCGGTACTTTTTTG GCCGTCACAGATGGGTAATATATGCCAAAGAAATGAATGgaaaaaacacatactgggaaGTAGACGGAAGCATGGTGCCACCTGAATG GCATCGCTGGCTGCATTGCATAACTGACAATCCACCAACAACTCACCCTCCAGTGCCTCGCAAGTTCATCTGGGAGAATCACAAATTTAACCTGAGCGGTTCAGCGAGTCAGTATGTCCCATACTCCACCACCCGCAAGAAGATACATGAGTGGGTCCCACCCCAGGCAACTACAAAGTGA